agtttttaagaacccttgtttaaatgtgcgtgtgggtaataggccaaaccgtagaaaaagttcttcttttttccaaataccctgctacatgtagacatggcctaaggCATTCGGCAGTAGCAGTAGCCTACTGAGGGCTTCCACAGCTAGGCCAGTagcttcatattgaagaacacatgtGAAGGTTAGGGGTATTATGGGCTAATATTTTTCActcattgttatgaatgtacttaaaaatgaatgaatgtggttggttgtggaagcttttttttctacaaatgtGATGGTGTGGATGTAATTAGTTTTTCCTGATGTATTACGGCAAGATCCTAAATAAaccctgctaggtgtagacatggccaaAGTTAGTAGAGGGCACTACTGAGTGAATTTTAGAGGTCATGTTTGGGATcgctaaaatgaataaatggtcGCCATGGCCTCCtttcaaaaaaagcaaaacctGTTGGCACACttaaattgcctcagcattggAAGTCACATAGCTGATCACTCATTAGTTCATTTTTCGTGTCAGTCTCTTGACTCACAGGTAGCTCTGCAGAAGTGGGTGGACATCATTAATAGAGATCTGGACCGGCAATTTCCTTTCCACGAGATGTTCCTCTCAAAAGACGGGCATGGGTATGGTATCTTTCTCCTAATATCGTAAAATAGGAAAGACAAAATAGtccgaaatttttgtgagtaggCAGCAAGGTTTGTTCCGGGTGTTAAAAGCCTACACTCAGTATCAACCAGAGGAAGGCTACTGTCAAGCGCAAGGGCCAGTGGCTGCTGTTCTCCTTATGAACATGCCAGCAGAGGTGCTTATAATTATCTATTTAAGTAAAACTTCATATTGTAGTTTTGATGTCATCTTATGGATGGTGACCTTGGCAGGAGGCCTTCTGGTGTTTGGTCCAGATTAGCGAGAACTACCTACCAGGATACTACAGTCCTCTACTGGTGAGTATGTTCTATTTGAGTGGTCACCAACCTCTATTGAGCAATGGCACATCTTTTACACGAGAAATAAACAGCAGTCAATGTTCAGGAATGCTGAAACATTTGATATGAACTGCAATGTGTGGTGCAGGAAGGAGTCTTGTTTGATGCAACCGTGTTGACATGGGTTCTGAAAAAGACTTGTCCGTCCGTGCACAAGCACCTGCAGCTACACGAAGTGGAGCCTCTCATGTTTGCCACGGACTGGCTGATGTGTTTGTTCACACGCCACCTGCCTTTTAATACTCTCCTCCGAGTGTGGGAcctgtttttctgcaagggtaaaaaataatttaaacaatTTACTGTACATGATTCTTGCTCTTGAAGTTACTTTGACTGAACAAAATGACACTGAGATGTCATTTAGAtatctggattaaaaaaaaaaaaagtaaaatactgCGTAATTCCTATTATGACAAGACTTTCAAACAAAGTAAGACCTCTATCCTTACCTGTCACCCTCGCTCTCTGCAATGCAAAGGGGTGCGGGTGCTACTACAAGTAGCAGTGGTGCTGGTGCGTCGCGTGCTGGGTCAGGCCGGGCAGAGGAAACAGTGTCAGGGCCAGATGGAGACTCTGCAGAGGCTGAGGGACGTCAGGTGTGaagtccaaaaagaggacaatgCCTTCATAGAAGAGGTATCAACAATGTAGAACCCACATTCTTGCTTATTTATCCTATTTTCAATAACAACTTGGCTTCTGCTTGGTATGTTTCTTTGGTACGTTCCATAATACATAGGTCTTAAAAtgctttaattacaggtgtgtgCTGTTCCACTTTCTTCCACTGATTTGAAAAAACACACAGAGAAGGCACTGGCAAAGTGGAGAAAAGACAGACCCTCATCCACTTTTGACCCCAGAGGTCGCTGCCATGGATACCGAGTGGCTTGGGAAAGGGTTCAACTCAACCAGGCGGAGCTGGACAAGAATGAGAGAGAGACGGGCAACCTGTCTGCACCACTTGCCCGCTCAGCCTCCTGTCTGTCGCTGTCACCTTCTCTGCTTCAGAAGAGATGGCGAAAAGGCGGGGATGTCAGAATACAGGGGGTTGGTCGTGGAGTTTCGAGGCACTGCTCAATGGGGGCAAATGATTGGCAAAGTTGCTATGAGTTGAACTTACAGTTCATAAGGGAGGATAAAGGTATTAAACGACAAAGAGACCCATATAAAAAGAAGCAGACTGTAAAAGAGCTGAGAAAAACGACCTTAAGCCCAGTTGAGCAACATATTGCTTTGAGACTGCATTCCTCCAACCAGAACCTGGAAGAGATAGAGGTGACAAGGAGTCTACCAAACCAGAGAGCGGAAATAGATTTAAATCAGGATGCCCTGCCGTCAGAGGCAGAAGTTACAAATCTGGCAAAGATGCACATGGTTGATGAGATTGCACTATGCGAGGGCCCGACCCAATCAGAACTGGTTCAGAATAAATCAATTGGAGATGTTGTCATGGTGACTGACAGGAAATCATCTGAATCATTAGCAGAAATCGACATCACCCCAACATCTCATGAGACACAGGCTGATGATGTGATAGGGAATCACATAACCGAGGAACAACCATTAGATGCTGTTCAAAATTGTGCGATGCTGTACTGCACAAATACTACTTTTAAGTCTCCGAATCAGTGCACCCAACAGTTAATTACAAGTGAAGTGTGTTCTCTTTGTTGTCAGAcagaaagcaacaacaaaatgaCGAAAAACCAAACACATGAGGAAATAACTCCCCTGCTGGAACAAGCGTGTTTGACCGGGACTCCCCTCTTGTCAGGTGACATCCGCAAGTCTTCCAGCTCCCATGGCTTAAAGTTAACAAGACGCCTCGCCGaagatcttttcaccaatcccaGTCAAAGCCCCTGTGAGTCCAAACCACCAAACGTAATTGCTCATCAAATCAAAACAGAATACGCACCTGCAGAGCCTAACCAACATGCCAATGTTTTCCACAAGAAGCCCAAAAAGAACACAGGGAAAGTGGCAGCCAGAATCCAAGTTCCCACCATCTTGATCCAAGATTTTAGCGATGTTTTGGGAAAACTGGTTGAAGAGGAGAACGCAAACACCAGGGAGAGGAGGTGGTGGTGGCGGCGGCATGAGCAAGAAAAAAGGGGGAAAGATGAGGAAAATTTGAGGACGAAGACAGCTAAAGAAGTGATAAAGGGGAAGGAAAAAGAGAGGAAGAAACCACAAACaagggggaaaagttttcaggtCCAAAAAGACAACATGAAATTTTCCCCTTCATATGCCGAAGCTTACTTTTGATTCAGTCTCTTTTGTTAACTCATTTATTTCCGGCAATTGACATTAAATCAATTTTAATTAGAATGATTGgtattgaataataatgtttcagtgtcaatggcggcactagatgtccagtCTGCAGTATTTGGACCATTCGATCACCGCCAGCCTCTTccactccaaatggattggacatctagcgcaatggcagccaacgagttattGTTTTAATTGTGTTAAGGCACTCAGATGCTTTATGCCACATCAATAAACAATcaaattttatttcttttgtttagtttattcaaagaaaaatatttgcATCCCTGATTCAAAACAAGTGCTTCATGGTTAGtttcaacatgatttcacaAAGTTCTTGATGCAAAtattaatacaaaaatatgttgatTATTTTACACTAGCTGTGGAAGTTCTCTGCATAATCTTCtcacagcaaaaaacgtccagtggaaaattaacaaatatttttttttcagtcagtcTATATTTGTGTGTCGTCCTCACTGTCACTGGCGAGTACTTCCTGGTTGCTCTTCGGCTGAGTGCTCATTTGAGACGACGGGGGAAGCACCGATCCGAACAACAACGAACAGAACTGTGACAGCACACAACAGGAAAAGAAACAATCAAAATTTCATTAGACAATGAGGGATCGTTTCATCTTTATAACTGCATTGCTGAACCACAGTGGTTCTTAAGTTGTGAGTATGAGTGACTCGACTTTTGAGTTCATCGGGATACAAACCGTTATTtgggtgattaaaaaaataaaattttaacttGCAATCAAAAAATTTAAGCATGAACCTGATCACCGACCACTTTTAACATTTATCTCAATCCACTACAGTCTTTGATTTCAGAGAAAAGGTGAAAAATGAACCTTCTTATTTGGTGGCCCATCTTTTTCTGCCATTTCCTCCTCTTCATCCTCTTCACTGGGCAGGCTGGTCCTGTGATTTACTACTGAATGTCGTATTGAATTTATGGATTCAGGTGCAGATGGACCCGGGGAGATACTGGTATCCATGGCGATGAGGTAGGAATCCATGTCATCTTTCATCAAGTCGTCAGATGGGGCAGCTGGGGGACTGTGCCCCCTGACCAAAACCGTTGAACATATAAATTACAACTTAGCTTACATAAGCATGCACTTTATTCTTTGTTACCTTCTTGTCTGGTTTCTGTTATCGTCCAAAAGTGTGGCCAGAACAAAGTTTCCCTCCATGACGGTGTCTGATACAGAGAGCACCAAAGGGctgaaacacacacaaataaaaacactggcaaatgtaaataaatagctGCAATGTCCAGTTAACATTGTTCATTTAGTAAACATGCATACCTGCCCGGCTCATCAAAGTACATAGAAATAGGAAGACCGACAGTCTCGGCAAAAGGTAGCATACCCTGCAGAAGAGAGGACAAAAATAATCTCATCAAAACTTAATGCTTCAAATAAGCCTCCATTCAAAGCTCTTTAGTTCCCACCCGTAGCTCCTTTAGACAGAAGGTGATGCTGATGTGAGCTTGGACAGCAAAATGTTCAAATTCGTCCGAAGCTAGAAACAGTTCGGTTAGCATAGCCTTGGACTGCGCTAAGAGGCAAAAAAAAGAAGTTTAAAGTGAACATAGatgaatccattttttttttttttaagttgctgCTTTACTTTAACTACAAAAGGCAAAAtttattaaagggatccacagatcgaaagacttgtagttcttaaaagttaaaacgttattatgagttaaaataatttgatattgaaacccctcttgatgttttcgtttttatacaatttgtaaaattagtttaactagtaggtcgccattgttgttgacatcacatggttatgctgccgggcttctagagcagtgtttttcaaccttttctgagtcccggcacgtttttacataggaAAAAATGTTGTGGCAcaatacaaaccaaaaatgttccaaaattacttcctgtacagtttatttaattatccaataatttctcaatatttattctAACTCAGTgtgacttgagcctgtttagatgaacacaaagccgatagaTATCCTGGAATTGAAGAAAGACTCACACGAAGCTCTTCTTCAACACCTCTttgtctctgtttttatttttttttttatcgcagttaggcttgaaaagctcagacttATCAGACAggaggactttagcaatgtctttaaccgcatcagggccaagcatctcgctgacaattacTTTGcaagcaggtagtattaatttcTCTGCCACAATGTGGGACTTTTttaatttagcaacaagttcagcaacaaggctttgagggctttctaatTTACCTTTGTAGCTTTTCtccaaaaagttgcctgtttctgtattttcacaaaggcaaacaaaatagtTTATCGACTTGTTTTTaagggtgtttcgtttggagatgacgtttaagcttgtttggcaccatggcgctgtttgATAGCTGCTCatgtcgcattcaaaaactgcaCTGATTTTTAGCCAtcggccaccttgctgtcctcgacaatgtgttggaataaaacacggggaggatagacggtcgtcacatatggataaaatagaacactttcgtgtatatcgacactcgATGAGTCTAATCCAATGACGTACAGTAGACgtactggggtccacattgtcgcggacagcgagATGGCAAGAAAtttgagcagttcttgaacgcgatacCAGCAATACCTCCCTCATTTGCACACAACCGAAACTTTCTACCTAGTCTAGTAACCTAGCAACTCTACCCGacaacgtaaaaaaaaatattttttttaaaaaatgcgatattggataatatcTCGCAGCACACCTGACAATCTCTCACAGCACACTAGCGTGCCGCGGCACACAGGTTGCAGAACACTGCtctagagtatgactctagcgacataaatatgtcatctgttcaaccctttcaatttgaacccgagaggaacattaatgagcatgacagcactgtcggtatttcacaaaacgagcagcaaaagcaaaatgaacaggaaagacgggatgagaggacacaagagtaggaaaaaaaagggtGTTCTgcaaaaatgtgctacaccggcgaaaagtctacaagaggcgaatttgacacccaaagtactaccgtgcgctttcagcttttgtttaaatgcatagtcagaacatactaaagatgccttatgaaaatacttaaacgtagtaatatcaaataaggctggtttaaatatgctacgtgactaatgtggtcaaaagATCAACAAttagctttaaagctaccacaaggaaACGCCATgcctaaaagtatgagagggaaacatgcAGAAAGTATTTTGAAGCAGTGAAAAGGTAacgaaagactcaataaaaacacaaatggttagaactcgccgcttttaaccgatgagcgcatgtgttggacgtcttgctGCGCCGAAGAAATTGCAGTAACCTGGTAGCATTCATTGAGTGACAGTgaaaatctacgtcatcaccccaagcATCAATTGCACGCTTAAAACATAgtgccctctgtaggtcaaaacatgtactaaatattacagatttttaaatcaatggcaatattttatgtgtttctaataacgtattttagtaaaagaacaattgtggcttattagggcctacaagtctttaagtccgaggttcccttaaaGTCACCTAAGTCCTCGTCCACATGACTCCTGAGCCACATTCGTTCATCACTGACTGAAAGGGTCACTTCCTCCAGAGATGGCGGGAAATGCGCAACTGTGTCCACAAGCAACCTGAGAAACACAAGGCATGTCAGCAGGTAGTGAATATCGCTTTGTACATTTCGTCTACGCCTTTAAAATTTAAAACTCAGTTTCTTTACAAGCAGAGAATGAACATGGGCCATTGGGAACCAAACAATAACAACGCACTGACACCGATACTGTACATctgtatttgtaaaaaaaaatctcatactCCAATTGCCCATCCCTAACTGTCATGTAATTTGCAACATTGTCTTCCCAGAGTGTGAGTTGTGATGATTGGCAGCTCGTTAACAGTTCTTTGAAAATCATCAACATACATTTGCATTTAGATTTTTATTACCACTCCTAGTAAAATTTCCGTAAAGCTACAGGGAAATCCCAGCATATAGTGTGGAATCCTGAAATTAAAAGTAGAACGTACATACTAGTATGATGTAACATCTGTAAAACAATGAAGTGTAAAAGGTGAACTGCGATAAGACAAGAGTCGACTGCTGTACAGTCTACACATTTGTTCTTTTCACAATATtttataaggcatattttaatcaaaattacaAGACATAGCAATTTTATAAAGTATCAGTACTGTACAACTCAACTGCTCATCAGAAAAAAGTgctattaaagggaacctcggacttgtaGGCTGTAATAAGTCACaactgttctcttttactaaaatatgttattagaaacacataaatattgctattgttaTAAAAGTTTATAATATTTAGCACATGTTTCAACCCACGGTAGGCGCCATATTTTAAGCGCGCAGTGGACGCTCTggggttgacgtagtttgtcaatcACTAGATAAACACTGCCGgtcttctgcaattccttctacacggcgagacgtccaacacatgtgcaCATCGATTAAAAGtgacgagtacttactatttgtgtttttattgagtcttttattacctttccattgcctcaaaatactttttgcatgtgtttccctgtcatacgtgttttcttgtggtagctttaaagcagattgttgatctgttgaccacattagtcacgtagcgtatttaaaccacccttttttgatattactacgtttaagttattttttaaagacatctttagtatgttctgtctgtatacatccaaacaaacaagctgaaagctcaTGGTAGTGCTTTGGATGTCAAACTTGcgtcttgtaggacgtttcaccggtgtagcacattttggcagaacgccgttttgtcatactctcatctcatcccgtctttcccattcgttttgcttttgctgctctttttgtgaaatatcgacagtgctgtcattctcattaatgttcctcccgggttcaaattgaaagggttgtgggattttaatatcaaatttcttTAACTCGTAATAAAgataatcttttaagaactacaagtctttttttatccgtggatccctttaatgccGCTCTACTGAACAACAAACCTTGGAATGGCTCGAAATACATTCCTGCAACTGTCCTTATCAAACACAGCCTGTAAGCTCTCACTGTCCTGGAATGACAGGTTGTGAGTCTTCAAGAGACCTGCAGATAACCAAACAGTGGCGTGATGCAAATCAATGGAAATGGCGCTCATGTTTAGAGATGTGAGCTGATGGTGGAGGAGGAGGTGACGGTGGTGTGACCATGCATACCATGTTTgcaatgcagtgtgaaagtaagGCGATCTTTTTTCTCGTCCAGCTTGATGTGACACTTTTCCACCGTCTTCTCCAAAGATGATAGTGACTTGAACACTGACTGAACACTCTGGatgtatttatattaaaacaaaacatacacACAAAAGGAGATTAATTTCATGTAAATGTAACATAATTTAAAGAATATTTGCAATCCGAGTATTTCTTTAACCAATTAGATTTTAGACACTTTAGAGAAAGCTGGAGAAAACCCAGGCGAACATGCAAATTCTGCACAAGAAGATTTTCGAACCCAGAACTCAACATGCCTTTATTGCCATCTTGCAGCGGAAATGATGCCCATTGGGGTTGGTGTACCTGCACAAATCAGTGAAAATGACAAATAGTCTAAGATTGAGCCATGCAAACGTGGACGACGTTCACTGACACTTCCAGTCTAACCTGCTGAAGAAGAGAGGTGTAAACAGGAAGCAACCGTAAGCTGACCGAGAGGAGTTCACAGATCGCAGGGCTAGCTACAAAATCAGCAACAACAAACGACAACTCTTATAACAAATAACAAGTGACTATAACTGGGAAAAGTCAACAAAATAAGTGTACCCCATCTTGCTGCGACTCAACGTAGAGCTCGTCGCCAATTCTGGACAAGGAGTGGATAGCTTTGGCCAACACTTAACAAGACATAAACAATTAATGTAACTTTTAACATGATAAAAGCAGGGCACAAAACTGAAAACGAGGAAAAAGATGCAAGACGGAGGAACAAAGCGAAAATGACCGCTTACCTTTCACCATTCCGCCCGTCACAACGCAGTCCATTTCTGGAGTTATAGTAGTTTACTTGCAATTTGCTACTAAACAATAAACTATCTGCTAAGGAGGAACAGCACTGTTTTGCACAGAAGGCGAACGTATTTCACATGGCGTACTCATACTccgttttgaaatttattaatattaataatgaaCGGACTGAAAAATCACACAGTTGATCACTGTTGTTTACGCCGCGACAAAAAACACTTCCGGAATGTGGTCCAATCGGAAAGACGAGACTGCCATGTAAGGGGCGTGTCTTTACTTGACACATGCGTATTCAAACAACGCATTTACAAGACCAGACACATTACTATAAAGAACGCTAGATGGATTCTGTCGGAGTCGGTGGCGTTAGTGACcggcggccatcttaaagcagcaaaCTTCTCTGGCAACGAACCGAAGGTGAGTCATTTTTTCCCACTAAAATATTCTTtacttggcaaaatcttgacggaTATTTCAGTGGTTTGCTTTATAACAAACCGTACTATTATTATTACGTATGTACTTCATTTAATCCATCTCTAACGTAAATGAAAAACCAATTGAAAATCGGTGAAAAGTTAGCAATTTATAGCTATTTCAAAGTACACTCATGTTTGGTAAATGGCACTCACACAAAACGGCCGACAAGGAATGATGACCGTTTCGTTTGGCTCACAGCGCGCATTGTACATCTACCTCTCTagatatgtgatatctatgtaC
This Corythoichthys intestinalis isolate RoL2023-P3 chromosome 11, ASM3026506v1, whole genome shotgun sequence DNA region includes the following protein-coding sequences:
- the tbc1d10c gene encoding uncharacterized protein tbc1d10c codes for the protein MKQAGHTRSEMLRPSSRTNLKTVSDEDSSGSGAGSEVSPELETDRFGFIVPSGSEAGFVGPHPQLVRQREAKWINIMDQWQSILLKKTNMVKVQCQKGIPTSLRAKCWPLLCGATNRMKHNKQLFQSLDSQVALQKWVDIINRDLDRQFPFHEMFLSKDGHGQQGLFRVLKAYTQYQPEEGYCQAQGPVAAVLLMNMPAEEAFWCLVQISENYLPGYYSPLLEGVLFDATVLTWVLKKTCPSVHKHLQLHEVEPLMFATDWLMCLFTRHLPFNTLLRVWDLFFCKGVRVLLQVAVVLVRRVLGQAGQRKQCQGQMETLQRLRDVRCEVQKEDNAFIEEVCAVPLSSTDLKKHTEKALAKWRKDRPSSTFDPRGRCHGYRVAWERVQLNQAELDKNERETGNLSAPLARSASCLSLSPSLLQKRWRKGGDVRIQGVGRGVSRHCSMGANDWQSCYELNLQFIREDKGIKRQRDPYKKKQTVKELRKTTLSPVEQHIALRLHSSNQNLEEIEVTRSLPNQRAEIDLNQDALPSEAEVTNLAKMHMVDEIALCEGPTQSELVQNKSIGDVVMVTDRKSSESLAEIDITPTSHETQADDVIGNHITEEQPLDAVQNCAMLYCTNTTFKSPNQCTQQLITSEVCSLCCQTESNNKMTKNQTHEEITPLLEQACLTGTPLLSGDIRKSSSSHGLKLTRRLAEDLFTNPSQSPCESKPPNVIAHQIKTEYAPAEPNQHANVFHKKPKKNTGKVAARIQVPTILIQDFSDVLGKLVEEENANTRERRWWWRRHEQEKRGKDEENLRTKTAKEVIKGKEKERKKPQTRGKSFQVQKDNMKFSPSYAEAYF
- the rad9a gene encoding cell cycle checkpoint control protein RAD9A isoform X2 — encoded protein: MAIKSVQSVFKSLSSLEKTVEKCHIKLDEKKDRLTFTLHCKHGLLKTHNLSFQDSESLQAVFDKDSCRNVFRAIPRLLVDTVAHFPPSLEEVTLSVSDERMWLRSHVDEDLAQSKAMLTELFLASDEFEHFAVQAHISITFCLKELRGMLPFAETVGLPISMYFDEPGSPLVLSVSDTVMEGNFVLATLLDDNRNQTRRGHSPPAAPSDDLMKDDMDSYLIAMDTSISPGPSAPESINSIRHSVVNHRTSLPSEEDEEEEMAEKDGPPNKKFCSLLFGSVLPPSSQMSTQPKSNQEVLASDSEDDTQI
- the rad9a gene encoding cell cycle checkpoint control protein RAD9A isoform X1, translated to MDCVVTGGMVKVLAKAIHSLSRIGDELYVESQQDGLALRSVNSSRSAYGCFLFTPLFFSRYTNPNGHHFRCKMAIKSVQSVFKSLSSLEKTVEKCHIKLDEKKDRLTFTLHCKHGLLKTHNLSFQDSESLQAVFDKDSCRNVFRAIPRLLVDTVAHFPPSLEEVTLSVSDERMWLRSHVDEDLAQSKAMLTELFLASDEFEHFAVQAHISITFCLKELRGMLPFAETVGLPISMYFDEPGSPLVLSVSDTVMEGNFVLATLLDDNRNQTRRGHSPPAAPSDDLMKDDMDSYLIAMDTSISPGPSAPESINSIRHSVVNHRTSLPSEEDEEEEMAEKDGPPNKKFCSLLFGSVLPPSSQMSTQPKSNQEVLASDSEDDTQI